In Toxoplasma gondii ME49 chromosome X, whole genome shotgun sequence, a single genomic region encodes these proteins:
- a CDS encoding hypothetical protein (encoded by transcript TGME49_237160), whose product MRPFLSTSPSRALPTFSSWSSVSASSLAGHRASLPAGGTSVGLATPGHAPFSAPASWRPSRSPSGWGGSARAHAIESVRREKAYRPTGGQRPACRFLTEDEIARCLHRDNACGMPFSPTLWRRRQLTRLSGVFLSFNAGVTRTQAVGRASSRAFSSCSQGQRPLLPFHSVKGRCGDASCQPPASSSSPVPRDACSSASVKSCGLSGIVSSSSPAADPEAPPGRQRTSRFKPTVELATEERHLPPSAEFLSPRLPRRQRPSTAADKPGGSTTQASDAPAFFSTSDSPVSRRLRLKLLPCTLPSCMSSVSPSPFPSRKPWRVLLSEAACSASFSSVSLSRCFPLRPVSLRSRKRGPPALTTECGDRVGGLLPFRASEQLAAFDLASSSSSSVCFICFPPPSGKGGQPSCLCLLYLLPHALQPCAACSSSTASIPPVSSPWLAACLQISFLSPRGPATSHIHFSPPRGAPVSSPRSLSQSPSLPTSSSFPTPSSRLSSSSLFVLDGARRRGMQTLQRPIAAASRAQGARSSLPSTPEDTRHFPEGSQTNRRETERQDRERQETERQETERQETDHETPASRAGNSSWRGHPGRVHFLPSSSSVACSFLPSLGSFAQHSAVPRSSPSGVSCPAPSGGPSFAPASVAPPHPIDSLSFAFFWRRPNEEETSVQFLRPPGCEESGQAAAEGSGTPRTERDSEEALLTPAVVVGGAGMLPQQLLTRFAFQHREIFRGSQEKREREPDTRDTEKDESKQTAKLPDPACVPPPFPHPPLQSPALKKNPSTPSSPAPTHSSSPRPFSSSPSPCLAHDPHQSPHPSPHLSSHQSPHQSPYLSPHQSPLLSRHLSPPATPFFSAGWPAAGSLASPASPSSVAKTHAFTPSGGFPPLSSPPSRLSPPFREAGKKQKRENLSADGAAFPTGDNSARRPREKKRSKRADPTALPQLRAVDLKHTISQLIHIAQHSINEVNDRLNSSSSRSSSSLPSSSSSPSSSSSPSSFSSPSSSSVSLASSGEKKKALRGEEQEVKKLQETVRVALQENPKFRPEFCELLSALAILRGVPSGPLVDRSLVLSLFRCVLQEIPLGKFAPKFEELLRLCKAAFDLRLSDASPGLTLRLIACALDEAQNTRSAPPPLSAVLQLIFLTEDRGFFNFSSPLLGENADQAAELSNRLCLYFVARLREEISVRQQHLVPSSLSSLSSLSSSTSFPSSSLSPSSAAASAALSSPLSNCSTSEIGQDFQDFVKALWKAVALLGARRCGEKEIWKTIFDFTELHGEWNASSSPAAPSSSSLPSSSSPSSSSSFGGVTGKAAVKEQTEGEKEGEDNAVRKDFLRLSTAIQLIARASPFYDFAGHRSLLGKVFSSLVENIPSSSSSSSSSSSSVSFASASASVEKEERDVEEGSRFAAFSFSGVYTLTPQFYSADLFLHFLEALCLSGFGDSPAFLQLCHIAFPSFSFALLGERSLQSAASAPRKTRTTRSAWKRGTFVRLFQVASFLKFFSSPASPLSLSSSLLSVSRGRTLAAQMRPAFFKSSVPDASGKSPFSPELAEALNCVVNNETCVEAVARMFAPEPASLWIEDVLAQFDDFGVDVHRVTDRQRGLYFLHLQPTNDCSDSPRYALLLIPRCHELLTVDLKRLSSSSHSCSASPLPGAFRFLRLLLERQGWRVGCLFESEWSWKGESGRGQRQLAEDAEETGRRREQVAHILVRM is encoded by the exons ATGCGACCGTTTTTGTCAACTTCTCCATCCCGCGCCCTCCCAACCTTCTCGTCTTGGTCTTcagtttctgcgtcttcactCGCGGGACATCGGGCGTCGTTGCCTGCAGGCGGGACGTCTGTGGGTCTGGCCACGCCAGGCCACGCTCCCTTTTCCGCGCCTGCCTCTTGGCGACCATCCAGGAGCCCCAGCGGCTGGGGAGGCAGTGCGCGAGCGCATGCAATCGAGAGTGTCCGCCGCGAAAAAGCATATCGACCAACAGGAGGACAGAGACCCGCCTGCCGCTTCCTCACGGAGGATGAGATCGCGAGGTGTCTGCACAGAGACAACGCGTGCGGGATGCCCTTCAGCCCGACGCTGTGGCGCCGGCGCCAGCTCACGCGCCTTTCaggtgtttttctttcgtttaATGCAGGCGTGACGAGGACGCAGGCAGTCGgccgcgcctcctctcgcgccttctcgtcctgCTCTCAGGGCCAGCGCCCCctgcttccttttcattCGGTCAAAGGCCGATGCGGCGACGCGTCCTGTCAGCCGcccgcttcttcgtcctcgccggTGCCGCGAGATGCCTGTTCTTCAGCATCAGTGAAGTCATGCGGCCTTTCCGGCATCGTCTCTTCGAGCTCGCCCGCTGCAGACCCCGAGGCTCCACCCGGTAGACAAAGAACTTCAAGATTTAAACCAACAGTCGAACtcgcgacggaggagagacacctcccgccttccgcggagttcctgtctccgcgccttCCCCGTCGACAGAGGCCATCGACTGCAGCAGACAAACCTGGAGGTTCCACGACACAAGCCTCAGATGCCCCCGCCTTCTTTTCCACCTCAGATTCGCCCGtttctcggcgtctgcgcTTGAAGCTCCTCCCATGCACTCTGCCCTCTTGCATGTCATCCGTGtcgccgtctccgtttccttcgaGAAAACCGTGGAGAGTTCTCCTTTCGGAGGCGGCATGctctgcctctttttcctctgtctcgttgtcccgttgctttcctctgcgtccagTTTCTCTGAGGTCGCGCAAACGCGGCCCTCCCGCTTTGACTACAGAATGTGGAGACCGAGTTGGGGGGCTTTTGCCTTTCCGCGCCTCTGAGCAGCTTGCCGCTTTCGacctcgcgtcttcttcgtcttcttcggtttGTTTCATCTGCTTCCCTCCGCCCTCTGGGAAGGGAGGACAGCCCAgttgcctctgcctcctgtaTCTCCTGCCGCACGCGCTTCAACCCTGCGCTGCATGTTCTTCCTCTACCGCGTCCATCCCTCCCGTCAGTTCGCCTTGGCTGGCTGCTTGCTTGCAgatttcttttctgtctcccagGGGCCCTGCGACTTCTCATATCCacttctctccgcctcgtGGCGCCCCCGTCTCGTcgcctcggtctctctcccagtctccttctctgcccacctcgtcttctttccccaccccttcttctcgtctgtcgtcttcttctctgttcgtccTCGATGGCGCCAGGAGAAGAGGCATGCAGACCCTGCAGCGCCCAATTGCAGCAGCCTCTCGGGCGCAAGGCGCCAGATCGTCGCTGCCCAGCACTCCGGAAGACACCCGACACTTCCCAGAAGGGTCTCAGACAAACCGGCGAGAGACGGAGCGGCAAGATAGAGAAcgacaagagacagaacgacaagagacagaacgacaaGAGACAGACCACGAGACACCTGCGAGTCGTGCGGGGAACTCGTCATGGAGAGGGCATCCGGGACGCGTTCACTTCCTcccgtcctcttcttctgtcgcctgcTCGTTCCTGCCTTCGTTGGGGTCCTTCGCTCAGCACTCCGCTGTGCCgcgttcgtcgccttcgggAGTCTCCTGCCCCGCGCCAAGTGGGGGGCCCTCATTCGCTCCGGCTTCGGTCGCGCCTCCGCACCCCATCGACAGTCTGTcgttcgcttttttctggcGTCGAccgaacgaagaagagacctcAGTGCAGTTCCTGCGACCGCCTGGGTGCGAGGAAAGTGGCCAGGCGGCAGCCGAAGGCAGTGGAACGccgaggacagagagagacagcgaggaagccTTGCTCACGCCCGCTGTAGTCGTCGGTGGAGCAGGAATGCTTCCGCAGCAGCTACTGACTCGCTTCGCCTTTCAACACCGGGAGATTTTCCGCGGCAGtcaggagaagagggagcgCGAACCGGACACGagggacacagagaaagacgaatcgaagcagacagcgaagctTCCAGACCCAGCGTGTGTGCCGCCTCCTTTCCCACATCCTCCTCTGCAAAGTCCTGCCCTCAAAAAGAATCCCTCaactccttcgtctcctgctccgacgcattcttcttctcctcgccccttctcttcttctcccagtCCCTGCCTGGCGCACGACCCGCACCAGTCTCCTCACCCGTCTCCGCATCTGTCTTCTCACCAGTCTCCTCACCAGTCTCCTTACCTGTCTCCTCATCAgtctccgcttctgtctcggcacctgtctcctccagccacgcctttcttttctgcagggTGGCCGGCTGCCGGAAGCCTTGCTTCGCcggcgtctccgtcctcggTTGCGAAGACTCACGCGTTCACCCCGTCTGGGGGCTTTCCGCCCTTGTCCTCTCCACCGTCccggctgtctccgccgtttcgcgaggcaggaaagaaacagaaacgcgagaatCTCTCGGCCGACGGCGCAGCGTTCCCCACAGGAGACAACTCGGCCCGGCgcccgagagaaaaaaagcgaagcAAAAGGGCTGATCCTACAGCGCTGCCGCAACTCAGAGCTGTCGATCTGAAACACACCATTTCTCAGCTCATCCACATTGCTCAGCACAGCATAAACGAAGTAAACGACCGTCTTaactcttcctcgtctcgaTCTTcatcttcccttccttcctcgtcttcctccccttcctcgtcttcctccccttcctcgttctcatctccatcttcttcgtctgtctcacTTGCGTCttcgggagagaaaaaaaaagcactccggggagaagagcaggaagtGAAGAAACTGCAAGAAACGGTCCGTGTGGCGTTGCAGGAAAATCCCAAGTTTCGTCCGGAG tttTGTGAGCTCCTCAGTGCGCTGGCCATCCTCCGTGGAGTTCCGTCGGGGCCTCTCGTCGACCGGTCCctcgtcctgtctctcttccgctgcgTCCTCCAAGAG ATTCCTCTGGGAAAGTTTGCGCCGAAATTTGAGGAGCTGCTGCGACTGTGCAAGGCTGCCTTCGATCTGCGACTTTCTGACGCATCGCCCGGATTGACCCTTCGCCTTATTGCATGCGCCTTG GACGAGGCTCAGAATACGAGGagcgcgccgccgcctctcaGTGCCGTTCTTCAACTCATTTTTTTGACGGAAGACCGCggcttcttcaacttttcttctcctttgctcGGCGAAAACGct GACCAGGCAGCGGAGCTCAGCAACCGACTCTGTCTCTACTTCGTCGCCCGTCTGAGAGAGGAAATCTCTGTCCGGCAACAACACCTcgtgccttcttctctttcttctctttcttctctttcttcgtcgacttcttttccttcgtcttcgttgtctccttcctccgcagctgcttctgctgctctttcttctccgctgtcaAATTGCTCTACCTCAGAGATAGGACAAGATTTCCAGGACTTCGTTAAGGCGCTTTGGAAGGCTGTGGCACTGCTGGGTGCCCGTCGGTGTGGAGAAAAAG AAATCTGGAAAACCATTTTCGACTTCACAGAACTCCACGGTGAGTGGaacgcgtcttcgtcgccagccgcgccttcttcttcttctcttccttcttcgtcttctccttcttcctcttcgtctttcggCGGAGTGACGGGCAAGGCTGCAGTGAAGGAGCAgacggagggagaaaaggaaggtgAGGACAACGCGGTTCGCAAGGATTTCTTGCGTCTGTCGACGGCAATCCAGCTGATCGCGcgcgcctcgcctttctACGATTTTGCCGGGCACCGATCCCTCCTGGGCAAG gtgttctcttctctcgtcgagaatattccttcttcttcctcttcttcctcttcctcctcctcttctgtctcgtttgcTTCCGCTTCAGCGAGtgtcgagaaggaagagagagacgttgaggaaggaagccgtttcgctgcgttttccttctctggcGTCTACACGTTGACGCCTCAGTTTTACTCTGCGGATCTTTTTCTGCACTTTCTGGaggccctctgtctctccggctTTGGGGACTCGCCTGCCTTCCTCCAGCTCTGTCACATtgcctttccttcgttctccttcgcgcTTTTGGGCGAACGCAGCCTGCAGTCGGCGGCGTCTGCCCCCCGCAAAACGCGAACGACGCGAAGCGCATGGAAGCGTGGAACTTTCGTACGGCTCTTCCAG GTCGCGAGCTTCCTAAAGTTTTTTTCCTCCccagcgtctcctctgtctctgtcgtcttcgcttctgtcggTCTCTCGGGGTCGGACCCTGGCGGCTCAGATGCGTCCGGCTTTCTTCAAGTCTTCTGTTCCAGACGCGAGCGGGAAatctcctttctcgcctgAACTGGCCGAGGCCCTCAACTGCGTCGTCAACAACGAAACTTGCGTCGAAGCGGTGGCGCGCATGTTCGCACCCGAACCAGCGTCGCTCTGGATCGAAGACGTTCTCGCGCAGTTCGACGA CTTCGGCGTGGACGTACACCGCGTGACAGACAGGCAACGAGGCCTCTATTTCCTGCACCTGCAGCCCACAAACGATTGCTCGGACTCTCCGCGATACGCTCTGCTGCTTATCCCTCGATGCCACGAACTCCTCACGGTCGATCTCAAGcgcctttcgtcttcttctcattcttgctctgcttctcctcttcccggcgcttttcgttttctgcgtttgtTGTTGGAGCGGCAGGGCTGGCGTGTGGGGTGTCTCTTCGAGTCGGAGTGGAGctggaaaggagagagcgggagagggcagagacagctggcggaagatgcagaggaaacgggaaggcgacgcgagcAAGTGGCTCACATTTTGGTAAGGATGTAG